The nucleotide sequence ATAGCCGCGAAGTTATAGTTCGCGAAGCAGAGATGTGTTTGCGGTTGTTGGATTGTGTGGATGCTGATGTGGTGCATTTGGATATGACGTTTGGGGGCTTGTCGGTGGAGGAGCTCTCGCCTGTGGAGTTGTTTAACCAAAAACCGTCGCTGCGTGCAAGGCAAAACCTACTCAAAATCTTGCCTAAACTACGCAAAGTCGCCGCGGAAATCCACCGAAAACACGACATAGAAACCCTCGCCATAGGCAAAGAAAGCATACCCGTAAGAATCGCCGAGTTAACCACCGCCGCAATCGTCGAAACACTATTAACGGTTACTTCAATGATAGTCAAACCGTTTCACGTCCATAAATTACTGTTTAGGAATAAGCTTAAAACCACGAACCTCAAAGGTACGTACATAAAGTGTTTTGAAACATGAAAAAAACCGTTCAAGCCACCGCCATCATAGCTGCAGCCGCCTGCATATTTGTCATCGCAGGATACGGATTACAACAAAGCACCGCGCAACCCGAAATTGTGCAGACCGAAAATTACTGGGTGGAAACTGAACGGGGAAACCTGTTTCTCCACACCAACATAACCGTAACTAACAAAGGCGCAACAGGCTGGATAACCATATACGCCGAGTACCACAGTAACATCCGCGGTGACCTGCGACTGGGAAAAGCCCTGTACCTTCCCTCAGGCGAAAACTACACCATACACTTTAGCAACGACCGCTTAGACAAATACGCCAGCTTCACCCAAGCCTACGCGGTAGCAGGCAAAAAAACAGACTTCACGGTATAAACCGAGGGAGGGGAGATACTCGTCAAGAGCACTATGCTTAGACTCTTGACACGCTTTAAACTCGCTTTTCATAGTAAATTCCCGCGACTCGACCACACCCAGCTGGTACTCCTCGGCTAATCGCTGCTGCTCCTTAAAAAGACGAGCAACCTGCAAATAAATCGTGTAAGCAAAATACAATATACCCATGCAAAAGCCAAAGTCGCGCCAACACAACTTAACCCGCGGTAACGATTAATCTGGTTAACCTGCTCCCTGTATCTCCAACACTTGGCTAAGCTGTGCCGCCGCCGTAAAACAAAAAGAGTCTGTGCTGTTGGGGTTGCCTACAAGATGCAGCCACCAAATCTCCGAGTTTCCTAACCCATCGCTCGCGGCTTTCGCGCCCTCAAAATCGCCCCACGCTAAACCCTAAAGCCGCCGTAGCACAAACTCGACGGGAAAAACCCGCAGCACCGCATCGTCGAGGGGGAGGTCTAAGGGTTTTGTGTAACCACGTTTCTCGCGCATGAGAAGCTGGGTTTTCAAGGCTGCGCCGCCGCCGTAGCCGCCTAAACCAAAGTTGGATTTGACCACTCGATGGCAGGGGATAAGCGGGGCAAAAGGGTTAGCTGCCATGACGTTTCCGACCGCGCGGGCACCTCCACCAGCAGCTTTAGCTACACTGCCATACGAAGCAACATACCCCACGGGAACCAACAAGACCGTTCTGAGCACGCGTTGAGTGTAGGCGGGCAGGGTTTCTAAAGCTAAATCCACGTGTGAGATGGCGGTGTCTTTGCCGTCGTGGAGGTCTTTTAGAAGTGAGATGGTTTTTTTGGCGAATTCTGATGGGTTGGTGACAGCTTGGAACGGTACATCAAAGGGCAGGCGCTTTAGTAGGCTACGTAAAACCAGTTGTTCTCCGTGGGAAAAAGCTGTGGCATACACTTTTTTCTCTTCATACGCAACGCCAAACCAGACGCCGCCAGAGTTTTGCAGGTAAAGCTGCATCATTTTGCGTTGTTCACCAGTTAGTTTTGGGTGTTGTGGGTTTTTTAGGGTTGTGCAGGTACGTTGGGGTTGCTTGTGGTTTGTTGTGTGTTGAGATTAACTTAATTAGGTCGTCTTGCGTATTTGAACTGGCAAGGTGTAGGAACATTGGAAGGATATGGACCTCAGATTGAATCCCAGTCACCAGCTCAGGCTCCAAACGGAGTCTCTTGGGTTCCAGGCGCCACAACCGTGGGCGTTGTATGCAAAGACGGCGTAGTCTTGGCTAGTGAGAAGCGCGTTTCTTATGGCTACTTGGTTATGAGTAAAGGCGGCAAAAAAGTTTTCAAGGTAACCGATGAAATCGGCGTTGCCTGCGCAGGCTTGGTTAGCGACATGCAGGTTTTGGTGCGTGATGTGGAAGCCAACGCAAACCTGTTCACCATGGACGTAGGCAGAAAAATCTCAGTGCGCGCCGCAGCCAAACTCATGTCTAACATACTGTTTAACCGCAGAATGGCACCACTCATCACACAAACAATAGTTGGCGGCATAGACGACAAAGGACCCTCCCTTTGGGTTTTGGACGTTTTGGGGTCTGTTTTGCCCGACGACTACGCAGTGGTGGGTTCAGGAACAGAAATTGCCATGGCAATCATAGAGG is from Candidatus Bathyarchaeota archaeon and encodes:
- a CDS encoding DUF4152 family protein — encoded protein: MRIVSADSAAAILDEEFEPQLMVACGAVLVEEPYNRARVELVEPLFLEADDSREVIVREAEMCLRLLDCVDADVVHLDMTFGGLSVEELSPVELFNQKPSLRARQNLLKILPKLRKVAAEIHRKHDIETLAIGKESIPVRIAELTTAAIVETLLTVTSMIVKPFHVHKLLFRNKLKTTNLKGTYIKCFET
- a CDS encoding methylated-DNA--[protein]-cysteine S-methyltransferase produces the protein MMQLYLQNSGGVWFGVAYEEKKVYATAFSHGEQLVLRSLLKRLPFDVPFQAVTNPSEFAKKTISLLKDLHDGKDTAISHVDLALETLPAYTQRVLRTVLLVPVGYVASYGSVAKAAGGGARAVGNVMAANPFAPLIPCHRVVKSNFGLGGYGGGAALKTQLLMREKRGYTKPLDLPLDDAVLRVFPVEFVLRRL
- the psmB gene encoding archaeal proteasome endopeptidase complex subunit beta, whose product is MEGYGPQIESQSPAQAPNGVSWVPGATTVGVVCKDGVVLASEKRVSYGYLVMSKGGKKVFKVTDEIGVACAGLVSDMQVLVRDVEANANLFTMDVGRKISVRAAAKLMSNILFNRRMAPLITQTIVGGIDDKGPSLWVLDVLGSVLPDDYAVVGSGTEIAMAIIEDGYSKDMTVEDAKKLVTRAIKSAISRDIMSGDGIDLLAITKDGVVEETAKI